The nucleotide window TGAAACTGTTCCAGCTCCCCTGGTGGCCTGGTCATGGGCAAGTCGTGGACATGAGTCATTTCGGCCCCTTTTCTAATCGCAACCACATCAGTAGCCTAGCCGCCATCACCTGCATACTGTGTGCAGCCTGTGCCTATGACGCCCAGCGGCGAAAGCAGCGCATGTGGTTCATCTACGCCATTGGCTTTTTTCTGCCCGTAGTGACGATTTTCATGAATTCATCGCGAGCAGGCCTGCTACTGCTCTTTTTGGGGATCACCCTCTGGTTGGGCACAGCATCCATGCGGCGCGGCTTCTTCAAAAAAATGGCCGTCACAGCGTCCTTCATTCTGGTGATTGCGGCTGCACTATTCGTTGCTGATGGAGGCCTCTCTTCAAGAACCAAATTGCTCGTTAAAACAGGAGCGAACATGGGCTCTGACATGCGTGTCATCCTATACAAAGAATCGCTCCGTATTGCCTCCGAAGCCCCCTGGTCAGGCATCGGATTGGGTAATTTCGACTGCGTCTTTCCGCTGTCAGTCTCCAGCTTTGACCCCCGTGCCCGCGCCATTCATCCAGAGAGTGATTTGCTCTGGAAACTCGTCGAAGGTGGTCTCATCACCCTCGTGCCGTGCATGCTGCTCATCGCCTGGATAGCGCTTTCCACAGGCCCATGGTTCGGAAAGAAGTCCAAAGGACGCGCCCACCGCCATGACCGCCGCGCACGCAATACCGCCGCCATTTGCCTCCTACTCGGCTTACTCCACGGCCTCATTGACGTTCCGATTCATAATCTCGGCTACTTTTCCCTCCTCGCCCTACTCGCTGGTGTTAGCCTCCGGCCAAGGTGTCTGCCGAAGGCAGCCAGATGGCCAGAAAAGATCGCCACCGTCGTCATCGCTTTCGCCGTACTCGCCCTCGGCGTCACATGGGCAGCTATCGCCACTGGAAAGCCACTCCTGCCAGGGACCAGCTCCGCCCTCATGCTGCAAAAACGTGCCCATGAGCTCGCGAACAGCGGCTCCGCCTCCGATGCACTTCCCCTGCTCAATCAGGCCATCCAGATGCGCCCACTTGACTACAGCCTCTACTTTGATCGTGCCAGAACTCGCGTCATCCTCCGTCAGGACACCGAGGCCGCACTCCTCGACTACACACGCTCACGCCTCCTCGAACCACACTTCGCCTATGCCTGTTATTACGAAGGACTCGACTGGCTCGGCATCCGCCCAGAGTACGCCGTTCTAGGGTGGCGCGAGTTCATCAAGCGCTTCCCCCAAGCCGCACCCGGCATCCACGGCTACTACCATCAGATGGTCCATCACTCCACCCTTCACCCGGAGATCCGTGAGGCCGTATGGAAACTCGCCAACACCCAGGAGCTCAAACTCGGCTTCCTCGGTAGCGTCAACACTCGTCAGGACTTCGAGCTCTGCCTGCGAGACATCCTCGCTCGTCAGCCTGACCTCGCCGGGCTCGAGTCCGCTCAGCGCATGAGCCTCTTTGAAATGTGGAACCGTCTCGGTGACCGTGAAGCCCTCATGGCTGCCATCGCATCCAATAAAATATGGGAGCGTGACGGCGGCTGGAAAATCCTCGCCGAATATTACGCCCAAAAATCCGACTTCCGCAAAGCCTGCGAAATCGCCGCCATCTACCTACCCTCCCTCCACCGTGCACCACCAGGCGGCAGCACCGACCTTAAAACCCTCGAAAACGCTTTTCTCTTCAACACCCTTGATCCCCAACTAGGCATCAATCTCTTCCAGGCTTACAAAAACAACAACGACTACGACAACGCCATCCGCACGCTCGAAAAAGTGCGCACCGCCACCAATCCACCCAACTATATCGACCTCGAAATCGCTGCACTCTATCTAGCTAAAGAAGACTTCCGCCGCGCCTGGGAGCACTACCGCATCGCCGCCACAGCTTCCCAAAATTAATTCCTCGTCACCTCGGCACCTCACCTCCACACACCTGCCGCACGCATGACCGTCTCATGCACCGCGATGTCGTGCGCCGCATCCCAGGCTAGTTTTTTCTCACCGCGCACCACTTTCGCAAGATCAACAAACTCTGCCGCATAGCGATCCTTCGGCACCGTGAGCTGGAATGACTGCGTGCCTTTCTTGTAGCCACCACGCTCCCTCGTGAGAGACAAATTCACCTTCCCGCTCTCCAGCGGCACGATCTCGAAGGTGCCCTCCGTCCCCGTCACGCTAAAACGCCGACGTGGCCCGCCAAAAGGGTCCGCGTGATTGCAGCGCACCACCGCCGTCGCTTTAGCATATTGCAGCACGGCAATCTGATTGTCCTTCACACCATCCGCGCCTGCAGGCGTCGAAAAAGCCCCCCACCTCCGCAGGTTTGCCCAAAAGCGTCACCACCGCGTCGATCACATGACACGCCAGCTCGAACATGCCGCCGCCCTCCAGCTCGCCGAGCTTCTGCCGTGTCCCGGCATCCGCCAGCTTCCCCATCGCCGCATCGATCTCTGTGATCTCCCCCAGCCAGCCCTCACGCACAGCTTGGAAAAGCAACTCAAAGGCCGGGTTGTAGCGCAGCATGTAACCCATCTGCAACGTGAGACCGCGTTTCTCCGCCTCCAGCCGCATGGATTTGAACTCATCATGCTTCAATGCACCTGGTTTGTCCAAATGGACATGCTTACCGGCCAAGATACAGCGCCGCGCCATCTCGCAGGAGTCAGCGATCATCGTCTCCACTGCCACCGCCTTTAGATTCGGCCTAGCGAGCAGTTCATCCACTGTCATCGACTTCACGCCATCATAACCCTTCGGCCCGGTCACCCCCTCCACCTCCCAGAGCTCCGTCAGCGAGCGCATCGCCGTCATTTTCCCGCCCGCATGCGCATGCTCCGTCCCGATTTGGCCGATCCGCAGCCGCGCTGCTGGCGCATTCACCGCCAAAGCCGCCGAACCCGCAGCGAGGAAAAAAGAACGTCGTTTCATAAGTCCTCAGTGAACGACTCCCCGCCCACTTCATTTCCAAAAGCCTTCGCATTTGCCCTTCGCGGCTCTCCAGCTCCACCTGCATAGGTGCCCGATTTCGGTCACTGCGTGACCAAAAAGAGACCGATAGCAGCACTTCACAGCCCTCCCCCCCCTCTGGCATGTCCCAGCCACCATGACGAAGCTACTCAATTTCGAGATTGTCATTTCCGCAGGTGGCATTCAACATCCGCGCTCCACATGAGCACCACGATCCAGCCCGACGCCTCCGCCCCTTGGTATAAGCAGATGACCAAATACCACTGGTTTGTCTTTATCGTCGCCTCGTTGGCATGGCTATTCGACTGCCTGGACCAGCAGCTCTTCCTCCTAGCGCGAAATTCAGCCATGAAAGCGCTGCTACCAGAAGGAATGGACCCGATTAAATACGGCGGCTACGCCACCTCGATCTTCGTCGCGGGCTGGGCCACCGGAGGGCTCATTTTTGGCTCGGTAGGCGACCGAATCGGCAGGGCAAAGACGCTGACACTCACCGTGCTCATCTATTCCGTCTGCACCGGTCTCTCGGCATTCTCCAAAGGCTGGGTGGACTTCGCGATTTTCCGCTTCCTGACCGGACTCGGCGTCGGTGGCGTGTTTGGACTCGCGGTGGCTCTGGTGGCCGATACTCTACCAGATACAGCCCGAGCAGGTGCTCTAGGCACCTTGCAGGCACTTTCAGCGGTGGGGAATATCGCAGCGGGCCTCACCAGCATGTACATGGGCAGTCTAGAGGCTGCGAAGGCCATCGAACCAGGCACTGCATGGAAGTACATGTTCCTCGTTGGTGCATTGCCAGCCTTTCTATGCGTCTTCATCCAGATCCGCCTGAAGGAGCCGGAAAAGTGGGTAATGGCGCGTGCTGCAGGCAAGGCAGCGGGCGTGAAGTTTGGGTCCTACTCCGCTCTGTTGGGCGATGTGCGCTGGCGGAAGTCTGCGCTGCTGGGCATGGTGCTCTGCGTAGCAGGCGTCATCGGCCTCTGGGGCATCGGCTTCTTCAGTCCTGAGCTCGTTGGGGATGTAATGGAGCGCTCACTCAAAGCCGAAGGTGTCGCCCCAGAGAAAATCGCTGGCGAAAAAACTTACTGGATCGGCGTGAACTCCATCGTGCAAAATCTCGGTGCCTTCTTTGGCATGCTACTAATGACCAAGATCGCTCAGAAATCAGGCCGCAAGCCCGCCTTTGCCATGGCTTACATCGCAGCGATGATCGCCACCATCGGCTTCTTCCAGTTCTTTGATGGCCGTGGCGACATCTGGATGAGCGCGGTCATGGGGGCCTGCCAGCTCGCACTCTTTGCTGGCTTTGCCATTTACCTGCCAGAGCTCTTCCCCACCAGCCTGCGTAGCACCGGCACGAGCTTTTGCTACAATGTCGGGCGCTTCGTCGCCGCGAGTGGTCCATTCACTCTCGGCAGCCTCCAGGCAGCGCTCAAAGCCGGCGCCACCACGCCAGAGGCCAAGTTGGAGGCCTTCCGCACCGCCTGCACCTACATGAGCTGCATCTTCCTCCTCGGGCTCGTCGCCCTGGCCTTCCTGCCAGAGACCAAAGGCCGCCCGATGCCGGAGGATTGAGAAAAGCCCATTGTCGGTCCGTGCAAAGCCGTTACCTTCGCCCCATGCAAACCGAAGTCGCACCACCATGCCTGGAAACGAAGCCCCCCAAGGCGGCGAAGCCGCGCAAAACCTTCCAGCCGATCAAACCGTGGATCACCCGCGAACAAATGGCTGCCCGGATTTCACGACTGCCCTTAACCACCTGGGAAGAGAAAGTGGCACAGATCAATCGCAGCCTTGGTCGCCCACAGGGTTCGCCGTAGAGCGTGACCGACAAATCGCGATCCTTTCCGACTGGGCCACTGACGAGCGTTTCTGGATACCCATATCACAGCTCGGACAGCGCAACTCGGGCCGGATTGAACACGCCGTTTTTGGAGAACAAAAAGCCGGCAAATTCATCTTTAAGGCGACCAAAGGACCTAGACCCAATGCCGCTAAGCAAAAGGGTCGATGATGAGATCGTCGCTGGCTTGGAGAGAAGAGGTCGAGAGCAGGCGTGGCCATTTGCTCACGGGCTGTCGCACCTTGCGCTGGCAACTACGTCTTCGTCGCGCTGGCAACGCGGCTTGGGCGATTTGCTCTCGCACTCGGCGCACCAGCACTCCTTGTGCCGCCTCGTCCATGAGGCCCTGCGCTGCCTCCAGCACCAGTAGCAGCGCTACGGTGTGCTCCAAACAGTGGCTCATGCTTTGCTTAGCGGCATTGGGTCTAGACCGGTTCTCAGAGCCTATCCGGCAAAAAGTTGTAGCCAGTAAAAGCTGAAAGTGGAAGTTGGGCGATGCCAGCCAAGCCCTATCAACCAGCCGGTTACGATTCTGATCTCAGCGATGCGGAATGGGAACTCATCAAGCCTATCATCTACCCGGCTGGCGCGAAGCGTTGTCGAGGCAGGCTGCGAGCTCCCGACTCCGCCCGAATCTGTCTGGACACCATCCGCTATGTGCTCAAAACGGGCTCTCAGTGGTCGATGATCCCCAAGAACCTCGCGCCCCGCAGCACCGCTCACGACGCCTTGAGTAAATGGACCGAGCAGGGCTTGTGGCCCAAGCTCAACGACGCCCTGCGCACCCAGACACGCCTGATGCTAAAAAAACGCCATGCCCAGCGCCGCTGTCATCGACAGCCAAAGCGTCAAAGGCGGGCAGCTACCGGCTGTGAGCCTGCGGTTACGACGCGGGCAAGAAGATCAAGGGACGCAAGCGCCACGCGCTCACCGACACCAACGGCCTGCTGCTGGGCGTGGTGGTCACGCCCGCCGACGTGCAAGATCGTGACGGCGCAAAGCTGCTGTTGTGCATGTTTTGCCATGGCTTCCTGAGCCTGCTGATGATCTTTGCCGATGGTGGCTATGCCGGGAAGCTGGAGACCTTCGTGCAGAGCATGGGACAACTCTTCGGTCACGGAGCGAGTTTTGCCTTGGGGATCATCAAGAAGCTCGAAGACCAGAAGGGCTTCGTGGTGCTGCCGCGCCGCTGGGTCATCGAGCGCAGCTTTGGCTGGCTGGTGAAGCAACGCCGACTCACACGGGATCACGAGAAGAACCCGCGCCATCACGAAGCCTTTGTTTACCTCGCCTTCATC belongs to Verrucomicrobiaceae bacterium and includes:
- a CDS encoding O-antigen ligase family protein, with the protein product MRGFSGAQRRVILSSLAIGGLMICWMTIMEGLKLFQLPWWPGHGQVVDMSHFGPFSNRNHISSLAAITCILCAACAYDAQRRKQRMWFIYAIGFFLPVVTIFMNSSRAGLLLLFLGITLWLGTASMRRGFFKKMAVTASFILVIAAALFVADGGLSSRTKLLVKTGANMGSDMRVILYKESLRIASEAPWSGIGLGNFDCVFPLSVSSFDPRARAIHPESDLLWKLVEGGLITLVPCMLLIAWIALSTGPWFGKKSKGRAHRHDRRARNTAAICLLLGLLHGLIDVPIHNLGYFSLLALLAGVSLRPRCLPKAARWPEKIATVVIAFAVLALGVTWAAIATGKPLLPGTSSALMLQKRAHELANSGSASDALPLLNQAIQMRPLDYSLYFDRARTRVILRQDTEAALLDYTRSRLLEPHFAYACYYEGLDWLGIRPEYAVLGWREFIKRFPQAAPGIHGYYHQMVHHSTLHPEIREAVWKLANTQELKLGFLGSVNTRQDFELCLRDILARQPDLAGLESAQRMSLFEMWNRLGDREALMAAIASNKIWERDGGWKILAEYYAQKSDFRKACEIAAIYLPSLHRAPPGGSTDLKTLENAFLFNTLDPQLGINLFQAYKNNNDYDNAIRTLEKVRTATNPPNYIDLEIAALYLAKEDFRRAWEHYRIAATASQN
- a CDS encoding Gfo/Idh/MocA family oxidoreductase, whose translation is MKRRSFFLAAGSAALAVNAPAARLRIGQIGTEHAHAGGKMTAMRSLTELWEVEGVTGPKGYDGVKSMTVDELLARPNLKAVAVETMIADSCEMARRCILAGKHVHLDKPGALKHDEFKSMRLEAEKRGLTLQMGYMLRYNPAFELLFQAVREGWLGEITEIDAAMGKLADAGTRQKLGELEGGGMFELACHVIDAVVTLLGKPAEVGGFFDACRRGWCEGQSDCRAAIC
- a CDS encoding MFS transporter, which gives rise to MTKYHWFVFIVASLAWLFDCLDQQLFLLARNSAMKALLPEGMDPIKYGGYATSIFVAGWATGGLIFGSVGDRIGRAKTLTLTVLIYSVCTGLSAFSKGWVDFAIFRFLTGLGVGGVFGLAVALVADTLPDTARAGALGTLQALSAVGNIAAGLTSMYMGSLEAAKAIEPGTAWKYMFLVGALPAFLCVFIQIRLKEPEKWVMARAAGKAAGVKFGSYSALLGDVRWRKSALLGMVLCVAGVIGLWGIGFFSPELVGDVMERSLKAEGVAPEKIAGEKTYWIGVNSIVQNLGAFFGMLLMTKIAQKSGRKPAFAMAYIAAMIATIGFFQFFDGRGDIWMSAVMGACQLALFAGFAIYLPELFPTSLRSTGTSFCYNVGRFVAASGPFTLGSLQAALKAGATTPEAKLEAFRTACTYMSCIFLLGLVALAFLPETKGRPMPED
- a CDS encoding transposase — its product is MPAKPYQPAGYDSDLSDAEWELIKPIIYPAGAKRCRGRLRAPDSARICLDTIRYVLKTGSQWSMIPKNLAPRSTAHDALSKWTEQGLWPKLNDALRTQTRLMLKKRHAQRRCHRQPKRQRRAATGCEPAVTTRARRSRDASATRSPTPTACCWAWWSRPPTCKIVTAQSCCCACFAMAS
- a CDS encoding transposase, whose translation is MVTPADVQDRDGAKLLLCMFCHGFLSLLMIFADGGYAGKLETFVQSMGQLFGHGASFALGIIKKLEDQKGFVVLPRRWVIERSFGWLVKQRRLTRDHEKNPRHHEAFVYLAFIGIMARRLTSLQPVEPFAG